From one Malus sylvestris chromosome 1, drMalSylv7.2, whole genome shotgun sequence genomic stretch:
- the LOC126628067 gene encoding linamarin synthase 2-like, with amino-acid sequence MMSSVEQATKKRHAVFVPYPSQGHVTPMMQLAKLLHSRGFHITFVNTEFNHNRLIRSKGPDSVKGLPDFVFETIPDGLPPSDKDGTQDIPDLSDSVKKTCLGPFKELVTKINSSSEVPQVTCIVADGTMTFGSKAARELGIPEVTLWTASACGFMGYLQFSELVKRGIIPFKDENFMHDGTLDTPIDWIPGMENIRLKDIPSHIRLTDLNGVMFNFMGSEARNCLNSSTIIFNTFDEFEHEVLEVILTMFPNIYTIGPLNLLGRHFPESKSLHSSLWKEDKKCLEWLDKKKPNSVVYVNYGSVTTMTDQHLIEFAWGLANSKHPFLWIVRADVVKGDSSILPDEFFEEFKDRGYIAGWCAQEQVLAHPSIGVFLTHSGWNSTIETISHGVPVICWPFFADQQTNCRYSCTTWEIGMEVSPDVRRDEIEALVKEMLEGKGGMKMREKAKEWKKKAVEATDVGGSSYNNFERLFKEALQLGE; translated from the exons ATGATGAGTTCAGTAGAACAAGCAACTAAAAAACGGCATGCAGTTTTTGTCCCATACCCATCACAAGGCCATGTAACCCCCATGATGCAATTAGCAAAGCTTCTTCACTCAAGGGGCTTCCACATAACCTTTGTCAACACCGAGTTCAACCACAACCGTTTAATCCGTTCAAAAGGTCCTGACTCCGTTAAGGGTCTACCGGACTTTGTGTTCGAGACCATTCCAGACGGGTTGCCTCCTTCGGATAAGGATGGAACCCAAGATATTCCAGATTTAAGTGACTCCGTTAAGAAAACTTGTCTTGGTCCATTTAAAGAGCTGGTGACTAAGATCAATTCCTCATCTGAAGTGCCACAAGTTACTTGCATAGTTGCAGATGGTACCATGACCTTTGGGAGCAAAGCTGCTAGAGAATTAGGCATTCCGGAGGTCACGTTATGGACTGCCTCTGCTTGTGGCTTCATGGGGTACTTGCAATTCAGCGAACTCGTCAAACGTGGCATTATTCCATTCAAAG ATGAGAATTTCATGCATGATGGTACGCTCGATACACCAATTGACTGGATCCCAGGCATGGAAAATATTCGGCTCAAGGATATCCCAAGTCACATTAGACTTACTGATCTCAACGGCGTAATGTTTAATTTCATGGGATCCGAAGCACGGAACTGTTTGAACTCTTCTACAatcatcttcaacacttttgacgaatttgaacaCGAAGTTTTAGAGGTAATATTGACAATGTTCCCCAACATTTACACCATTGGCCCCCTTAATTTGCTTGGCAGGCATTTCCCTGAAAGCAAGTCACTTCACTCAAGCTTATGGAAAGAAGACAAAAAATGTTTGGAATGGCTTGATAAAAAGAAACCTAATTCAGTTGTGTACGTAAATTATGGTAGTGTAACGACGATGACAGACCAACATTTGATCGAGTTTGCATGGGGGCTGGCAAATAGCAAGCACCCATTTTTATGGATAGTTAGGGCTGACGTGGTAAAGGGTGACTCATCAATTTTACCCGACGAATTTTTTGAGGAGTTTAAGGATAGGGGTTATATTGCAGGTTGGTGTGCACAGGAGCAAGTGTTAGCTCATCCATCTATTGGGGTTTTCCTAACACATAGTGGTTGGAATTCTACCATTGAAACTATATCTCATGGTGTGCCTGTAATTTGCTGGCCTTTCTTTGCGGACCAGCAAACGAATTGTCGGTACTCATGCACAACTTGGGAGATTGGAATGGAGGTGAGCCCCGACGTGAGGCGCGACGAAATTGAAGCACTTGTTAAGGAAATGCTGGAAGGAAAAGGAGGGATGAAGATGAGGGAAAAGGCAAAGGAATGGAAGAAAAAAGCTGTTGAAGCTACCGATGTTGGAGGATCATCGTACAATAATTTTGAGAGATTGTTTAAGGAGGCACTCCAACTTGGTGAATGA